From a region of the Syngnathus typhle isolate RoL2023-S1 ecotype Sweden linkage group LG12, RoL_Styp_1.0, whole genome shotgun sequence genome:
- the snx24 gene encoding sorting nexin-24 isoform X1, which translates to MHPISVSIPSFRSENNHVERGYTVFRIDVLTSGRQHAVEKRYSEFHSLHKMLKKSIKPPEIPSKHVRNWVPKVLEQRRQGLELYLQTIIMENEVLPKIFLDFLNIRHFPSLPKTESCGSFDTDSVESSKLSHQPIMVFLNDPYLLPDAHDAFSNVVIEGVIHGVFFANLQPSPVVPTNTVQIQQ; encoded by the exons ATGCATCCCATCAGCGTGTCCATTCCGTCTTTTCGTTCAGAAAACAACCACGTCGAGAGGGGCTACACG GTATTTCGGATTGACGTACTGACAAGCGGAAGACAACATGCTGTTGAGAAACGCTACAGTGAATTTCACTCCTTGCATAAAATG CTGAAGAAGAGCATAAAACCGCCCGAGATCCCGTCCAAGCATGTGCGAAACTGGGTTCCCAAAGTGTTGGAGCAGAGGAGACAAGGACTGGAGCTCTACCTGCAG ACGATAATTATGGAGAATGAGGTTCTTCCAAAGATATTCCTGGACTTCCTCAATATACGCCATTTCCCCTCCTTGCCAAAGACAGAGAGCTGTGG gtCTTTCGATACAGACTCAGTAGAATCAAG TAAACTTTCACATCAGCCCATCATGGTTTTTCTGAACGACCCCTACCTGCTGCCGGATGCACACG ATGCCTTTTCAAATGTCGTGATTGAAGGCGTCATCCATGGAGTTTTCTTTGCTAATCTCCAGCCCAG TCCAGTAGTACCGACAAACACAGTCCAGATCCAGCAGTAA
- the snx24 gene encoding sorting nexin-24 isoform X2, translating into MHPISVSIPSFRSENNHVERGYTVFRIDVLTSGRQHAVEKRYSEFHSLHKMLKKSIKPPEIPSKHVRNWVPKVLEQRRQGLELYLQTIIMENEVLPKIFLDFLNIRHFPSLPKTESCGSFDTDSVESSKLSHQPIMVFLNDPYLLPDAHDAFSNVVIEGVIHGVFFANLQPR; encoded by the exons ATGCATCCCATCAGCGTGTCCATTCCGTCTTTTCGTTCAGAAAACAACCACGTCGAGAGGGGCTACACG GTATTTCGGATTGACGTACTGACAAGCGGAAGACAACATGCTGTTGAGAAACGCTACAGTGAATTTCACTCCTTGCATAAAATG CTGAAGAAGAGCATAAAACCGCCCGAGATCCCGTCCAAGCATGTGCGAAACTGGGTTCCCAAAGTGTTGGAGCAGAGGAGACAAGGACTGGAGCTCTACCTGCAG ACGATAATTATGGAGAATGAGGTTCTTCCAAAGATATTCCTGGACTTCCTCAATATACGCCATTTCCCCTCCTTGCCAAAGACAGAGAGCTGTGG gtCTTTCGATACAGACTCAGTAGAATCAAG TAAACTTTCACATCAGCCCATCATGGTTTTTCTGAACGACCCCTACCTGCTGCCGGATGCACACG ATGCCTTTTCAAATGTCGTGATTGAAGGCGTCATCCATGGAGTTTTCTTTGCTAATCTCCAGCCCAGGTAG
- the loxa gene encoding protein-lysine 6-oxidase: MGLRIGTPLYALVCVYLFVVTLRGARCQRHPAPPQGNKPEAAPRQTLQWSHNGKIFSILSHGSEYQPARRRGAPQEQVQRPITILSDAKQRASDTPQQPPAAQPDSEALPPALQRLVRGREHRRVQARVPDQPSEQNNGTQPKVTVSPPQPKREDMMVADDPYDPSKSYDMDPYNPYYNHYDVYERPRSRSSRPGYGTRYHQHGLPDLVLDPYYIQTGAYVQSTPMYNLRCAAEENCLSSSAYSARDYDSRMLLRFTQRVKNQGTADFRPSRPRYAWEWHSCHQHFHSMDEFSRYELLESSTQQSVAEGHKVSFCLEDTSCDYGYHRRYACTSHTQGLSPGCYDVYNADIDCQWIDITDVKPGNYILKVSVNPFYQVPEEDYTNNIVRCEVRYTGNYAYLSGCHMSTY; encoded by the exons ATGGGATTACGCATTGGCACGCCGCTTTACGCATTGGTGTGCGTCTATTTATTTGTCGTGACCCTCCGAGGTGCGCGTTGCCAGAGGCACCCGGCGCCCCCCCAAGGGAATAAACCTGAAGCCGCTCCCAGGCAGACACTTCAGTGGTCTCACAATGGTAAAATCTTTAGCATTTTAAGCCACGGCTCCGAGTACCAGCCGGCCAGGCGTCGCGGCGCGCCGCAGGAGCAAGTGCAGAGACCGATCACCATCCTCAGCGATGCCAAACAGCGGGCGTCGGACACTCCGCAGCAGCCCCCCGCCGCCCAGCCGGACTCTGAGGCGCTCCCGCCCGCGCTCCAGCGGCTGGTAAGAGGCAGGGAACATCGCCGGGTCCAAGCCCGGGTCCCGGACCAACCGAGCGAGCAGAACAACGGCACCCAACCCAAAGTGACCGTGAGCCCACCTCAGCCCAAGAGGGAAGACATGATGGTCGCCGACGACCCCTACGACCCGTCCAAGTCCTACGATATGGACCCCTACAACCCCTATTACAATCACTATGACGTGTACGAGAGGCCCAGGTCCCGATCATCCAGACCGGGATATGGCACAAGGTACCATCAGCACG GTCTTCCGGACCTGGTGCTGGACCCATACTACATTCAGACTGGTGCTTATGTGCAGAGCACCCCCATGTACAACCTCAGATGCGCAGCTGAGGAGAACTGTTTGTCAAG CTCGGCGTACTCGGCCAGAGACTATGACTCCCGAATGCTGCTACGCTTCACCCAGAGGGTCAAGAACCAGGGCACGGCTGACTTCCGGCCCAGCAGGCCGCGCTACGCCTGGGAATGGCACAGCTGTCACCA GCACTTCCACAGCATGGACGAGTTCAGTCGCTACGAGCTGCTGGAATCCAGTACGCAGCAGTCGGTTGCCGAAGGCCACAAAGTCAGCTTCTGCCTGGAGGACACGTCATGCGATTACGGTTACCACAGGCGCTACGCTTGTACCTCACATACTCAG GGTTTGAGTCCAGGATGTTACGACGTCTACAATGCAGACATCGACTGCCAGTGGATTGACATCACTGATGTAAAACCGGGGAATTACATCCTCAAG GTCAGCGTGAATCCTTTCTACCAGGTGCCAGAGGAAGATTACACCAACAACATTGTGCGTTGTGAAGTCCGCTACACAGGCAATTATGCCTACTTGTCCGGTTGTCACATGTCAAC GTATTAA